The following is a genomic window from Priestia aryabhattai.
CTCTCATCCACATGTTTCGTTAGGTATCAGTCCTCGTGGAACAGTTTCCTTTATGAAGGCCGTTCAAGCATATGCGTTAGTAAAGGGAAGAGATTACTGTATTCCTGATGATGTTCAAGAGCTTGCTTCGTATGTGTGTGCACATCGACTAACTCTAAGACCTGATACTCAGTACAGCGGCTTAACACCGAGTGATGTGATGAAGCAAATTATGGCTGATACGAAAGTACCTGTTAAAAGGTAAGAGGATACTTTATGAAACAGTATATAAAAGTAATATGGAATAAAGGTAGAGAGTGGTTTGTTTTATTCTGCATCTTTGCTGCTACGTTTTCTTACGCCATGTTTCAAGGAGGTTTTGTCAGCTGGTTTTTATTTTATAGCTTCTTACCTTTTGGGTTATATGCGGTAGCTGTTTTGCTTTATCCGTTGAAGAAGTGGAATGTTACTCGTGAGATGAAGCTAAAGCCTCGATTCGCTGGAGATTATCTTTCGTATGACATTCACATTACACGCCCTTCGGCTTTTCCTGTTTATATGGCAGCAGTGAAAGAAGAGAGCAACATTTTAGATCAAGAAGAAAGAACGATTTATCCGCTTTTTGAGCGAAACGTTGTTATTCCGTACGAAAAATCTTTTGTAGAAAGAGGAGAATATGAATTTTTTACCGTTTCGATTGAAATTAGTGATTTATTAGGAATTGTAAAAAAGAAGGCGTATTATCCACTGAAGCAGCGGTTTATCGTTTATCCTCAGATTTATGAGATAGATATCCCGTTTCTTTTAGCAGGAATAGAAGAAGGGAAAAATGAAGTTTCGACGGGAAATCAATCTACCACGTTAGTGACAGGTATTAGAGAGTATCAGCCCGGTGACCGATTAGGATCTATCGATTGGAAGGCGACGGCTCGTAAAGCTACGTTGATTTCTAAAGAGTTCGGTCACTATCATGAACGAAGTATGATTATCATTGCAGATGTTATGACCTCTCTATATTTTGAAGAGCGAATGAGCTTTCTGGCATCTATGCTCATTCATGAAGAAATCAAACGTAAAAAAGTCGATTTTCTTTTAGCTGGAGATGCTCTTTTTTCGCAGAAAATCTCTGAACAAAATGAGTCTGATAACCTGTTGCATCACTTAGCACGTGCAAAGCCTATTAGC
Proteins encoded in this region:
- a CDS encoding DUF58 domain-containing protein is translated as MKQYIKVIWNKGREWFVLFCIFAATFSYAMFQGGFVSWFLFYSFLPFGLYAVAVLLYPLKKWNVTREMKLKPRFAGDYLSYDIHITRPSAFPVYMAAVKEESNILDQEERTIYPLFERNVVIPYEKSFVERGEYEFFTVSIEISDLLGIVKKKAYYPLKQRFIVYPQIYEIDIPFLLAGIEEGKNEVSTGNQSTTLVTGIREYQPGDRLGSIDWKATARKATLISKEFGHYHERSMIIIADVMTSLYFEERMSFLASMLIHEEIKRKKVDFLLAGDALFSQKISEQNESDNLLHHLARAKPISNRTFEVEVKNIAIQKQHSFMVIVSQVTGTLIGHIQSKLRPHAKASLIVVKDEGAGLSDEETIIVNGIQSSALTIEVVNIHLPLSSKEVRAEISE